CAGCATGAGTGACAAAGAAAAGCGGGCCAAGCTGGGCCTGAAGGTCGTGATGGCCCAGCAAAATCCGGAGCCTGTTTATGACCTTAGTGATTGTGCTATGGTTGAACTTCCACCAGATACCTTTGTCATGTGCAAGTTGTTGCAGAAAACTAGCCTTATTttgaataacaatttaatgaCAACCTTTGAGAAAGGAGGAAAGCTTCATGAGCTTGAAGCTATAGAATACTTAGACCTCAGCAACAATAAGTTGTCTCATCTTCCAGATGATATTCATAAACTAAAAAAACTTAAAGTCTTAAAGCTAGGTACCAATAAACTCAAACACTTACCATCTTCAATGGCAGATTTGTCAAGGTTACAAGAACTGGATTTGTCCACTAATAAGTTTTCCAAAGTGCCTACAAGTGTATGTGCCTTGCCCAGACTGAAAGTTCTCACCTTAACTGGGAATAGTATTTCTGTACTGCCAAAAGAATTCTGTGAGCTTCAGAAAAGCTTATGTACACTTGAGCTTGACACTGACAAGCTACAGACACCACCTCCAGAAACAGTAAATGAAGGTGTTGAAGCTGTCATGCGTTTTCTGTGTGAAAAATCTGGTATTGAATACCAAGGGCTTAGTGAAGAGCTTGATGACAGCACATCTGAATCTACCTCACCTCCAGTATCTGCTGGATTAGAGCCTGCAGAGAATCAAGAAATGCTTGACTACTTTAGAAAAAAGGCGGAACTAGTAAAAGCACAACTAGCTGCTGAGGAAGCATTCCAAgttcaagaacaaaaacaacttgCACAGATTTTAAAGGACACAAATACTAATAAGCAGCAACTTTTAGAAGAACTGTCACAATCACCAGCAGAACTCCAGGATTATGAACGCAAGAAATTGGCCTTGCTGCAAGACCAATGTAACATTGAAGAGAAAATGCGTAGTGAACAGGCTGAGCAGCTGGAGAAATATTTAGCCTCATCAAATGACAAGGAAGCCTTGATTAGTAACCTGTCAGCTCAGCAGGCTGATATAGATCAAGAAGTGGAAGGTCTCGTtagtgcaaaagagagagagcgccatcGTCTGTTAAAGGACCTTACATCCTCAGAACAAGAAACCGCAGCAGCTGTCCAAGAGCTCCTTACTGCTACTGCATCTCGTAGAAATGAAGATTTCCTGATCCTGttgcaacaacaagaacaagaaatgcAGTCATTACTTTCAGGTATAGCAGAGGCAGCGGCTGAGCTCCGACGCTCGGAGGTAGTTGCTGCAATGAAGGCAGCTCTTGTAGAAGAAGCAGTTGCAGAGCAGAGAAGACTGGCAGTGCAAAAGGAACAGGGAAAT
This sequence is a window from Penaeus chinensis breed Huanghai No. 1 chromosome 10, ASM1920278v2, whole genome shotgun sequence. Protein-coding genes within it:
- the LOC125029486 gene encoding E3 ubiquitin-protein ligase LRSAM1-like: MPLGCLFKREKSNSMSDKEKRAKLGLKVVMAQQNPEPVYDLSDCAMVELPPDTFVMCKLLQKTSLILNNNLMTTFEKGGKLHELEAIEYLDLSNNKLSHLPDDIHKLKKLKVLKLGTNKLKHLPSSMADLSRLQELDLSTNKFSKVPTSVCALPRLKVLTLTGNSISVLPKEFCELQKSLCTLELDTDKLQTPPPETVNEGVEAVMRFLCEKSGIEYQGLSEELDDSTSESTSPPVSAGLEPAENQEMLDYFRKKAELVKAQLAAEEAFQVQEQKQLAQILKDTNTNKQQLLEELSQSPAELQDYERKKLALLQDQCNIEEKMRSEQAEQLEKYLASSNDKEALISNLSAQQADIDQEVEGLVSAKERERHRLLKDLTSSEQETAAAVQELLTATASRRNEDFLILLQQQEQEMQSLLSGIAEAAAELRRSEVVAAMKAALVEEAVAEQRRLAVQKEQGNRICSLLEENDLVNDHIEGVISTRMADQEVWVSTLLEDEECQAAAFKLLLLKSDLKRNNILRQIGQVEYELARLSSLEVRKKKFGVKYGSNTMLDQRATLAGLLKSLLSEKKERENQLIEWFGRVGDMRSSDTNEDDFWLVQYQRLLAMKPAGLAEAEEQLEPKVRAVLQGAHAADLIPVFARHKITYADLLNMTEEDAAAMGIGPATYHSLQRALQIHLAASKLGPQKPSAPSEEDMPYEPSAPEVESDEDAPSAPALEDLGEGASAPPLEDQYVEAECVICLDSGCEVVFLPCGHVCACSKCCTTIAVCPMCRSPVISKILLTY